AATATATGGCATTGGCGGCAGTATTGGTGCTGGTATTATCCGGTTGCGGAGCGGCAGGTAACTCGAACAGTGCAGTTCAGGCTTCCGGTGGGGAGCAGGCGGCTGGGCAAGCAGAAGGTGGGAACCTGACCTACGCACTCGCCACATCGCCGGATACGCTGGACCCGCATCGAAGTGGCCTTGCCGTAACCGTACGTGCGATCCGAACGATCTATGACAATCTGGTGGTACAGCTGCCGGATGGCTCCATCAAACCTTGGCTCGCCAAGGAGTGGAGTGTATCGGAGGATGGCAAAAGTTATACGTTCAAACTGCGTGAAGATGTGAAGTTCCATGATGGCACACCATTTAACGCGGAAGCTGTGAAGTTCAATCTGGATCGGGTAATCGATCCGACCACCAAAGCCGCCAATTCCCTTGCCCTGATTAGACCTTATAGCTCCTCGGAGGTTATTGATGAATACACCATCAAGGTGAATCTGGAACAGCCTTCGCAAGCTTTTCTCGGTAACTTGAGTCAGGCCCTGCTGGGGATTGTATCTCCTACGGCCGCCAAAAAGTATGGCGATCAACTGGGTAAAAATCCGGTGGGGACCGGTCCGTATACTTTCGTGAAATGGGATGAAAATGCGGATATCGTTGTCGCCAAAAACAGGGATTACAACTGGGCTCCTGCAACCGTTGAAAATGAAGGTGCTCCTCATATTGATACGATTACGTTCAAAATTGTACCGGAAGAAGCAACGCGCATCGGCAGTGTACAGAGTAAGCAGGTGCTTGCCGCCGAGACCGTTCCGCCGCAAAATATTGCAGCCCTGAAGAACGATCCGAACCAGCAATTGCTGCAGGCCAATACCGTTGGTTTGCCATATACCCTCTTCTTCAATCTGCGCAAAGCGCCTTGGGATGATGTGAAAGTCAGACAGGCGGTGCAATCTGCAGTTGATGTGGAATCCATCGTGAAGACACTGTATCTGGGCAACTACGAACGCGCGTGGTCTGCACTGTCTCCGGGAATCCTCGGTTATGACGCCTCCCTGGAAGGAAGCATCAATCCGGATATCAACAAGGCCAATCAGCTGCTTGATGAGCAAGGTTGGATCAAGGGAGCAGATGGCATTCGTGAAAAAGATGGTAAGAAGCTGACTCTGCATTATGTGGACGGTTCGCCGAACCGGGAGAAACGCAACGACATTGCAGCGATTATTCAGCAGCAGCTCAAGCAGGTGGGTATAGCTGTTGAGGTTGAAATTACGAAGGACGTTGCTACGGTCATCTATCAGAACTGGGATTATGATCTCTATGGCAACAGCCAGGTTAACTCTGATCCGAATGCACTCTATGCTTTCTATCATACAAGTGCAGAAGGTGAACGTCCGACCTTATCAGGCCTATCCGATCCGAAGATCGATAAACTGCTGGAACAGGGAGCGGTGGAGACTGATTCGGATAAACGCGTGGATATCTATAATCAGATTCAACAATATCTGATCGAGCAGGCTGTAATTCTACCGATCTATGTGTTCCCTTATACGGTGGCTGCATCCAAGTCGGTGCAGGGTATCAAGTTTGATTCACTTGGGTATCCGTTGTTCAATGATGTTCGGATTCAGCCATAACACGAAATGTCAATTATGCAGACAGGAAGGAGACGACCCGGTATGGTTCAAACGATACTGACAAGACTTGCTACATCGCTTCTGGTTATTTTCGGAGCTTCGGTGCTGGTGTACTGCATCATGTATCTGCTGCCGGGTGATCCGGTCCTGCTTATGCTGGACCCGTCATCGGCAACACCCGAGATGATTCAGAACCTGCGGGTCCAGCTGGGTCTGGATCAGCCGTTTTATATCCAGTTTGCCAACTATTTCGGAGACATGCTGCGTGGGGATTTCGGCAAATCAATGATCAATTCCGACCCGGTGCTGCCCAAAATACTGGAACATTTCCCTGCCACACTGGCGCTGACCGCGCTCAGCTCAATCATAGCGATAACCATTGGCATTACGCTCGGCGTACTGTCGGCCATTCATCGTAATGGCGTGATTGATTTTATCGCCCGGCTCGTTGGATTGTTTGGCATCTCCATGCCTACCTTCTGGACCGGCATTCTGTTGATCCTGTTGTTCTCGGTTCAGCTTGGCTGGTTCCCGGCGATGGGCTCCGACGGATTCAGTTCATTGGTGCTTCCTGCTGCAACACTGGGCCTCGTAGGTGCGGGTTTCATCGTACGGATGGTGCGTAACAGCATGCTGGAAGTGGTGAACGAACCTTTTATCATGGCATTACGAGCAAAAGGTCTTTCACAGCGGACCATCATGTACGGTCATGCGCTGCGTAATGCACTGATTCCTGCGGTGACGGTCATCGGCATGTTGATTGGTGATTTGCTTGCAGGAACCGTCGTGGTGGAGACGGTCTTCTCCAGACAGGGCATCGGCAGAATTATCGCGGATGCATTGATGGCCAAAGACCTGCCTGTTGTGCAGGGCGTAGTCTTTTTTACAGCAATTATTTATGTCGTGTTGAATTTACTGGTGGATATCTCTTATGCGTACATTGATCCCAGAGTTAGGCGTGCAGTCCGAACGTGAGGACGGATGGAACAGTCTGAAACATCTGAACGCGTAGTGAGGAAGGAGGAGTCTTATGAGCATGAAACCATTGGTGGGTGATGAAAAAGGTTGGACGGCCAGAACAGGGCGTTTACGCCTCTGGAGTCGCCGTCCCCTGCGTCACCGCGTCTCATTCGCGGTGTCCCGTTTATTCTTTTATGCAGCTTTGCTGGTCGTGGTGTTTACCGTCACTTGTGCAATCGTGCCGGGCTGGATTGCTCCTTATGATCCAACTCAGATGATGACGGATGCCATCCTGCAGGCTCCCTCTGCTGCGCACCTGTTTGGGACCGATTATTTTGGCAGGGATATTTTCAGTGTGGTTGTGCATGGCAGCAGGGACTCACTGCTGATTGGATTTGCCTCGGTGCTGGTGGGTGGTCTTGTGGGCAGTGCTCTTGGCATTATTGCCGGCTATGCCGGAGGTGTATTGGATACCATCACTATGCGGGCCGTCGATATTCTGATGGCTGTTCCAGGCGTGTTACTGGCATTATCCGTTGCGGCAGCGTTGGGGCCTGGACTACTTAACATTGCACTGGCTGTTGCGGTATCCTCCATTCCGGGATATGCACGGGTGATGCGTGGGCAGGTCATGTCCGTTAAAGGTTTGCCTTTTATTACAGCTACACGTTCACTTGGGGGCTCCAATGCCCGTATTTTCTGGAAGCATGTACTGCCTCATTCGTTGTCACCGTTGCTGGTTATGGCGACGTTGGGCGTGGGTACCTCCATTCTGACAGGCTCGGGACTCAGCTTTCTAGGACTTGGCGTGTTGAAGGAAATTCCGGACTGGGGAGCGTTGCTCTCGCAAGGGAGAGGTTATCTGACGGTTGCCTGGTGGATCTGTACCTTCCCGGGACTCGCAATTACCATGTTTGTACTGGCGGTTAATCTGATTGGAGACGATATTCGCGATCGGCTGGACCCCAAAGTAAATGGAGCGGATTGACCGCTATTCCAAGGAGGAATCATGATGTCACATGTCGTTATTATTGCCGGATCGCCTTCCAGACGTTCGCGTCTGACAGGCCTTACGGATTACAGCAGCAATAAATTAAGAGAGGCTGGCATTACCGTTGAGGTAATTCATGTAGCCGACCTGCCCGCGGAAGATCTGGTACAGGCGAAGTTTGATAGCTCTTTCATTCGGGATGCGCTCGCTGTTGTCGAAGCCGCGGATGCAGTCATTGTGGCAACACCTGTATACAAAGCATCGTACTCCGGTGTGCTGAAGCTGTTCCTGGATCTGATTCCACAGGAAGGACTGCGGGGCAAGCTGGCTCTTCCATTAGTCATCGGCGGCTCGATTGCCCATCTGCTCGCCATCGATTATGCATTGAAGCCTGTTCTGGCAGCACTTGGCGGAAGGCATATTCTCGGCGGAGTATACGCAGTTGATCAGGGAATTGATCGACTCGATGATGGAAAATATGCGCTTTCGGCAGATATCACTACACGATTGGATCGTTCTCTGGAAGAATTGATATTGACTCTGGAAAAGAATGGTATTACGATATAATAAAACCAAGTAAATACATTGGATAAATAGATATAAATAACGTCTGCGGACGTGGATTCGGGGGGCGCTTATGAATATTGAGAACATTGAAGCGTTTGTATATATCAATCATTACGGAAGCTTCAATAAGGCTGCCGAGGTACTTTTTTTGTCCCAACCTTCTGTCACCGCTCGTATTCAGTCCCTTGAACGTGAACTCGGCTGCAAATTGTTTGACCGTCTTGGCAAACAGATTGTGCTCACGGAAGAGGGGAGAAAGTTCCTTCCCTACGCCCAGCAGGTGCTGCAAGTGATTCAGAAGGGCAGACAGAAGATACAGCAGCGTCGTACAACGCCCGATGCACTTCGACTCGGCAGTACGGTATCCGTATCCAACTATGTCATTCCAGACTTTCTGCCCAAAATCAAGGAAGCTTACCCTGAGGTGAACATCAAACTGACTACAGCGACGACGGATCAACTCGTTGCCAAGCTGCTGGGTCAGGAAATCGATCTTGCTTTTGTGCGGAAAGTCATGCACCCGGCGATCCGTACGGTTGCTTTTTACGAAGATCCAATCCAGCTATACGTGTACAAAGGCCATCCATTTATTGAACGCGGGCATGTGAGCATGGAGGCAATCAGGAATGAGCAGCTGGTCTTTTTTGAATGTGGTTCACTGGACTGGCTGCGCATTCACCGGGCCTTTGACTCGCTGGAACACCCGCCGGATATTACATATCACGTGGATAATTCGGAAACGGCGAAGAAGCTGGTGAAGCAAGGAGCAGGTATTGCGTTTCTCCCAGGTCTGACAGTGCAAAAGGAAGTGCAGGATCAGGAGCTGTTCCCCATTCAGGTACATGAGGTTGCAGGTGTATCGTTGCAGATCAGCGTCGTTACGTTAAAAGAAGAACATTCGCCTTTTGCAGAGCCTTTCGGGGAACTGCTGCGGCAGCTATAGAGACTTATTAATGAAGTAAGCACAGATTTAAAAAGTCAGGTTCGGCATGATCGAAGGAGGAGAATGTGATGGGTATTCGTGTTGGCATATTGGATCAAACCCCGATCTATGAAGGGGAGACGCCGATTGATGCTTTTCGGCATACGATTGAATTGGTACAGCGGGCTGAACAGCTTGGATTTCATCGTTTCTGGGTATCGGAACATCATGATTCAGGTCATGTTGCCGGCTCCTCACCGGAAGTGCTCATTTCCCACTTGCTGGCGCATACGGAGCGGATTCGTCTCGGTTCTGGCGGGGTGATGCTGCAACATTATAGTCCCTACAAAGTAGCCGAGAACTTCAATGTGCTTTCGGCACTTGGTCCGGGGAGAATTGATCTGGGTATTGGACGTGCACCTGGAGGATTACCCCGCTCAACACAGGCACTACAGCAAGGGATTCAGGAGGCCGCTTCACTGAAGGAGAAAATCAATCAGGTGAAGCAGTTCATCTATAATGAACCGCATGAAGATGAAACACATCCTTTGGCCGGCTTGAGCGCTGCGCCCGTATCCAAAAACCCGGCCGAGCTATACGTACTTGGGGCAAGTATTGATAGTGCAGGCATGGCAGCAGAACTGGGACTGCCTTATGTATTTTCATTGTTTATTAATAGCAACACGGAGGTTGCTCTGGAGGCTCTGCGTACTTACCGGGAACAATTCGACCGCTCACATGGACGGGAGCCATATGCCATCCTCGCTATATCATTAATTGTGGCGGAGAGTGCGGAAGAAGCCGAAGGACTGGCAAGTGAACATATGCTGGTCAAGATCCATCTGGAGAATGGCAAGGTATTGACGGTTGGTTCCGTTGAGCAGGCAGAAGAATTCGGACGGCAATCGAACGAGAAGTATCGGATCGAGATTCTGGAGCCAAGTGTGACGAGAGGTACGAAGGAAACGGTTGGTTCGGCACTAGCGAAATTTCAGCAGGATTTTGCCGTGGATGAACTGATTGTTACCACGGCCACACGTGATTTTGCCAAACGAATTCGTTCATTTGAATTATTGCGTGAAGCGCTGGATGAGCAGGGACTGGGCGAATTTACGAATGAGTCGACACCTGCGCAAGCAGTGATCGGTTAGGCATATACATGGTATAGAGCATACCTTTTGAAGTGAAGTGACCCCCGTGTATTATATTAATCCATCTTACATGGCACAGACGATGATAAAAGGAGGCAATGTCGTGAGCAGTGATCTGAAACAGCCTGAGCAACAGGCAAAGCAAGAAGAACAGAGCCGCAAGCATGAACTTTACGTTGGGCAGGATGAAGGATTCGCAGAGCACTTAACCGCGATTCGGCGACATTTGCATCGTAACCCCGAGCTATCCGGAGAGGAATGGGAAACGACAGAAGCCATTCGGGGCTGGCTGGTGGAGGAAGGGGTTCGGATTGCAGATGAATATTCACTGCGAACGGGCCTTATCGCTGAAATTGGGCAGGGCGATGGCCCGGTAGTGGCCTTGCGCGCAGATATTGATGCCCTGCCGATCCAGGAAGAAACCAAGCTGGAGTATGCCTCGCAAGTCGCTGGGCGAATGCACGCCTGTGGTCATGATGCACATACCGCCATTCTGATCGGTGCAGCACGATTGTTGAAACAGATTGAGTCCCGGCTGCCGGGCAAGGTCCGTTTGATTTTCCAGCCTTCGGAGGAGAAAGCGACGGGGGCACGACAGGTTATCCAGAGCGGAGCGTTATCCGAAGTTCAGTCTATTTTCGGGTTGCATAACAAACCGGATCTGCAGGTCGGTACGGTAGGTATTCGTGAAGGAGCGCTGCTCGCAGCAGCAGATGGTTTTGTGGTTAAAGTGGAGGGTGTCGGAACCCATGCGGCAGTGCCGGAAGCGGGCATTGACCCGATTGTGGTGGCATCTCATATTGTGACTGCATTACAGGCCATCGTGAGTCGTAATGTCGGAGCACAGGAGAGCGCCGTGATCAGTGTGACCAAAATTAACAGCGGCACCGCCTGGAACGTCATTCCGGAAGAAGCCATATTGGACGGCACCGTACGTACCTTTGACGAGAAGGTTCGTGCCCGGATTCGTGAGCGTTTCAATCAGGTAGTTACCGGTGTCGCAGCAGCCTACGGGACACGGGCTACCGTGCGCTGGATTCAGGGACCACCTGCCGTGGTCAATGATGCGTCACTGGCTGCTGCGGCGGAGCAGGTCGCGAGCGAGGTGGGGTTGAACAGTATCCGGCCGATACCTTCCCCGGCGGGCGAAGATTTTTCCTTTTACCAAAAGGAGGTTCCGGGTCTGTTCCTCTTCCTCGGAACGTCAGGCCCACACGAATGGCATCATCCTGCATTCGATGTGGATGAACGGGCACTGCCGCTTGGCGCACACCTTCTGGCAGCGCTGGCTGAACAGTCATTGCAGAAGTTGCAGTCAAATGGCGAGTAACCGATAACCGTTACGTGAATAAGTGATTAATTTAATGGTTAATTAATGAGTTAATATGCTAATACAATAGCGAATGGACGCAAAAAATGGTGACCTCAATCAGGTGGCCGTTTTTTGCTGTTTCCGTTTTTTTTAATTTCAGTATGAAATGAACATGACCTATCTCTTTGTCGCACATGATCTTCAGGCCGTGGTGAATCGGTGTGATCGGTACTTTTTCTGTATCGGGGAACGATCGTGGAGGAGCTTGAACGGAATTGTCTCTCGGATGCAAAGAATGAATATGCAAAAGCATTGCGGGCATCCGTTATGCCTTTTAATCGTCACTGATGTATCTCTAATTGCAAACGTTGGGCTAAATTGAGTTGACGCAAATACGTCAGATCCATTCCCGTTTACGCATGAAATTACAGTCATAATGCTCACTTTTTGGTATGGAAATATTTGTTGACGCTCTCAAGTGGGATGTGCTATATTTTTCTCGACTGTTAATCGTAATAATTACTATTAAAATTATTTTATATAAATTAACTACACTTTTACACATGAACGTAGAGGACAGAAAAAACCTGAAGAAGCGGAGCTAAAAGCTTTCTGAAAGAAAGCTGCATCGCAAGCATACACCTCGCCTTTATCCCCGGATTTTCCCCTTTGAAAAAGGGAATCAAAAAAATCTGGGGATAACAGCGATCGGAAGGTTGTTCTGTCATCGGAGTGGCAAGTGTAAATCTTCTTTAGTTCAATTTATATAAGCTAAGTGAGCTCAGGCTTAATTCCATCCCAAGAATAGGAGTAGCGGCTGCGATGAAACAGGAGATTGATTTTATCAAGTTTAATCCCACACAAAATATGACGGTTCTGGTGAGTACGCATCATCCAACAGAGACATATCCACACATCGCCGCCCAAATTATGTCCTATGACAACGTATACGCCGAACAAGTGGGGTTCATTGGCGGAGCGATAAAACCGGAGGCGGCTGCCCATTTGGAAATGGCCGGTGGAGAGTTCTGCGGGAATGCCTGCATGGCCCTGGCTGCGTATATCGCATCCGAGAACGAGCTGGAATCCACTGATTTCACAGAAATCGTCTTGGAGGTTTCCGGGACAGATCAATTAATCAGGTGTCAGGTGAAGCAGCAGCAGAATGAATATTTTTGCCAGGTAACGATGCCAATGCCTGAGCAGATTGAACAACGAACCGTCAAATATGAGGGAATCGATATGGATATGGTGATCGTGCGATATCGGGAGTTCATCCATATCGTCATCGAAGTGGAAGCGTTTGATGAAACGATGAGAAAGAGGGCACAGGCACTGGCGCGATTATTAGGCTTAACCTTGGGGGATAAGCTGATTGGCATTTTATTATACAACTCCCAATCGGAGGAGCTGGCACCGCTCATATTTGTCCCGCAGCTGGATAGTCTGATCTGGGAAAGGGGGTGCGGTTCGGGTACAGCCTCGGTGGGAGCCTATCTGGCCTGGAGCAGGCAGAGGGAGATCGTTCAGCATATCAAGCAGCCTGGTGGTGCGATTAAAGTGATGGCTGAGTGGAATGGAGCAGACCTTGAACGAATTACAATCGAAGGATCGGTCGGAATCGTGGCCCAGGGCAAGGCATTTATAGATGCATGATCATGACGAGTTAGAGGAGGAAGAGGAATGGAGACATTGATTGATTTTCAAGCATGCTTGAGTGAATTTTCTGAGAAATTCGATGAGCTGGCAGGCAGATATGATCATACGGTTCAGCACAGCTCAGAGCTGGAGGCTTTAATTGATGACTATTCCACGTTTGTAACGGACAAGCAAAATGAACGAATCTGGGAACAGCTCGATCAGCAGGAATCAGCCAGCATGCATCAACTTGTCCTTGATCTGCGTGATAAATCTGCACGGTGTGTGGCGGTCATGGAGAAATATCGGGCATTGAAGCTGCAAGACGGAGAGATTGAAATCGCGGATTATTTCAGAAATATAGAAGAATGTATTGAAAAAGAGTTTGGCAGCTTTCATGTCACCTCGGATTCCAAAGTGCTGCTGGTAGGCTCCGGGTCATTTCCGATGACGCCTTTGTTTATCGCCAAGCGAACAGGGGCAGAGGTGATGGGCATCGATATTGATGCAGAAGCCATTACACTCGGGCAGCAGGTTGTGGAGAAGCTGGGTGCGGGCTTGAACATCCATTTGGAGCAAACATTGGTGCAGGACCTTGCTTTTACAAGAAAAGCAACACATATCATTTTCAGTTCCACGGTTGCCAATAAATATGATCTGCTCGATCAATTGCACGCATTGACGAATGAACATGTGGTGGTGGCGATGAGGTACGGTAACCAGTTAAAGTCGTTGTTCAACTATCCGATGAGAGAGACCGACAGCAGCAAGTGGAGAATGGTCGACAATATTCTGCGTCCGGATGATGTGTTCGATATTGCGTTATACCAAAAAGCATAGCTCGCTTGAGCTTGGGAAAGAGAGGTCCAAATGAGCGGATTTCAACGAGTGCTGTTGCTCGGAACAGGCCCTGCATCCATTCAGATGGCAGTAACGCTCAAACAGGAATTCAGTTGCACCGTAGGCATAGCGGGAAGAGAATCGGTGCGCTCACAATCTTTTTATGAAGCAGTTCGGCAGAGCGACGGATTCATTGGAGCAAGCATTCAAAATGAAAAGCATCGACCGTTGGCAGGTGAATGCTTCGTCGATCAGGTGTTTCAGGGATATGAGGCCATTGAAGGCGAATGGGATACGCTTATTTTCGCCGTGACAACCGATGCTTATATCGATGTATTGAAGCAAATGAAGGATAACTTCATCAAACAAGTGAAATGCATGATTTTGGTCTCTCCAACCTTTGGCTCCAACCTGCTGGTAAGTCATTATGTGAGGCAGCTGCATGCGGATACGGAAGTGATCAGTTTCTCTACCTATTTGGGGGATACCCGATGGATGAACGACCAACCGTCCAATCATGTCATCACAACTGGAGTGAAGAAAAAGGTCTATATCGGTTCTACTTCAACGCCCTCTGAGCATGTGGGCAGACTGTGCAGGATGTACGAGCGATTGGGTATTGTGCTGGAAGTTTTGCCATCTGCACTCGAGGCGGAAACGAGAAATATTTCTTTATATGTACACCCGCCATTGTTCATGAATGACTTCTCATTGGATGCTATCTTCGGTGTATCAGACACTCGGAAATATGTATATAAAATTTACCCCGAAGGTCCTGTAACCCAATATTTGATTCGGGACATGCGGACACAGTGGAACGAAATGATGACGATCACGGATAGACTCCGTATTCAGGGTGTCAATCTGCTTCAATTCATGACGGATGATAATTATCCGGTACGAATGGAGAGTTTATCACGCCACGATATAGAGAACTTCAATCAGTTGCAGGACATTCATCAAGAGTACTTATTATACATACGGTACACCTCGTTGTTGATTGATCCCTTTTCGGAGCCCAACCCCGAGGGCAAGTATTTTGACTTTTCGGCCGTTCCCTTCAGAAAAATGTTTGTCAATCAGGATGGAGCGTTGGACATTCCCAGAATGCCCAAGGAGGATTATTACCGAATCAAAATCATTCAGGGCATTGCGAGATATTTGCAGGTAAGCTGCCCAACCATCGATTCGTTTATTGCCACCTATGAGGCGAAAATTCAAGAGATCGCTCGCGCTCACCCGGATCAGCATCTATCCAATGCATTTGTCGTTCAATCCTTCTATGAGGACATTCGGATGATCTGCACTGGGCTGGCGAACACCGAGGTTTAATTATATCTCAATCTAGGGGATAAGAGCGATCGGAAGATGGTACTGCAATCGGAGTAGCACGATGTAACATTTTCGAAGTGAACTTATATATATCTTTTATTATCAGGAGGAAATGTTGTGAAAAAGGGTAGTGCTTTTGGTTTAATGTTGCTGTTATTGTCTGTTATTACCGTGCTCGCAGGATGCGGGCAGGATAAGGGGACAACAACGGAGTCTGCGAATAGCGAGGTCAAGTCGGAACTCATTTATGCATCCGCCAAGGATATTAATGATATGAATCCTCATTTATACACCGGTTCCATGCCCGCACAAGGGATGGTTTATGAATCCCTGGTCGAAAACACGGTCGATGGAATCAAGCCATTACTGGCAGAATCGTGGGAGATTGCCGAAGACGGGAAAACGTATACGTTCCATTTGCGACAGGATGTGAAATTCCATGATGGTGAACCGTTTAACGCCGAGGCGGTCAAACAGAATATCGATGCAGTTCAGGCGAATGCCGAAAAACATGCCTGGATCAAGCTGTCCACCAAAATTGTAAGTACAAAAGTTATGGATGAATACACATTTGAACTGGTGCTTTCCGAGCCCTATTATCCAGCTCTGGTGGAGCTGTCCATGACCAGACCATACGTATTTATATCACCCAAGGATTTTACGAATGGTGGCACAAAGGACGGGGTAAGCGGCTATCACGGCACAGGGCCCTACAAGCTGACAGGACATAAAATCGATGAGAATGCGACATTTGAAGCCAATGAAGAATACTGGGGCGGCGCACCTGAGATCCAAAAAATTACGTCCAAGGTTCTCCCGGCAGGGGAAACGACATTGCTGGCATTACAGAAGGGCGAAATCAACTTTATCTTCACCGATGATCGGGGTGCCGACAGCATTGATGTTGAAGCCATGAA
Above is a window of Paenibacillus sp. E222 DNA encoding:
- a CDS encoding ABC transporter substrate-binding protein, which encodes MNRSISWMKYMALAAVLVLVLSGCGAAGNSNSAVQASGGEQAAGQAEGGNLTYALATSPDTLDPHRSGLAVTVRAIRTIYDNLVVQLPDGSIKPWLAKEWSVSEDGKSYTFKLREDVKFHDGTPFNAEAVKFNLDRVIDPTTKAANSLALIRPYSSSEVIDEYTIKVNLEQPSQAFLGNLSQALLGIVSPTAAKKYGDQLGKNPVGTGPYTFVKWDENADIVVAKNRDYNWAPATVENEGAPHIDTITFKIVPEEATRIGSVQSKQVLAAETVPPQNIAALKNDPNQQLLQANTVGLPYTLFFNLRKAPWDDVKVRQAVQSAVDVESIVKTLYLGNYERAWSALSPGILGYDASLEGSINPDINKANQLLDEQGWIKGADGIREKDGKKLTLHYVDGSPNREKRNDIAAIIQQQLKQVGIAVEVEITKDVATVIYQNWDYDLYGNSQVNSDPNALYAFYHTSAEGERPTLSGLSDPKIDKLLEQGAVETDSDKRVDIYNQIQQYLIEQAVILPIYVFPYTVAASKSVQGIKFDSLGYPLFNDVRIQP
- a CDS encoding ABC transporter permease, giving the protein MVQTILTRLATSLLVIFGASVLVYCIMYLLPGDPVLLMLDPSSATPEMIQNLRVQLGLDQPFYIQFANYFGDMLRGDFGKSMINSDPVLPKILEHFPATLALTALSSIIAITIGITLGVLSAIHRNGVIDFIARLVGLFGISMPTFWTGILLILLFSVQLGWFPAMGSDGFSSLVLPAATLGLVGAGFIVRMVRNSMLEVVNEPFIMALRAKGLSQRTIMYGHALRNALIPAVTVIGMLIGDLLAGTVVVETVFSRQGIGRIIADALMAKDLPVVQGVVFFTAIIYVVLNLLVDISYAYIDPRVRRAVRT
- a CDS encoding ABC transporter permease produces the protein MSMKPLVGDEKGWTARTGRLRLWSRRPLRHRVSFAVSRLFFYAALLVVVFTVTCAIVPGWIAPYDPTQMMTDAILQAPSAAHLFGTDYFGRDIFSVVVHGSRDSLLIGFASVLVGGLVGSALGIIAGYAGGVLDTITMRAVDILMAVPGVLLALSVAAALGPGLLNIALAVAVSSIPGYARVMRGQVMSVKGLPFITATRSLGGSNARIFWKHVLPHSLSPLLVMATLGVGTSILTGSGLSFLGLGVLKEIPDWGALLSQGRGYLTVAWWICTFPGLAITMFVLAVNLIGDDIRDRLDPKVNGAD
- the ssuE gene encoding NADPH-dependent FMN reductase, translated to MSHVVIIAGSPSRRSRLTGLTDYSSNKLREAGITVEVIHVADLPAEDLVQAKFDSSFIRDALAVVEAADAVIVATPVYKASYSGVLKLFLDLIPQEGLRGKLALPLVIGGSIAHLLAIDYALKPVLAALGGRHILGGVYAVDQGIDRLDDGKYALSADITTRLDRSLEELILTLEKNGITI
- a CDS encoding LysR family transcriptional regulator, whose amino-acid sequence is MNIENIEAFVYINHYGSFNKAAEVLFLSQPSVTARIQSLERELGCKLFDRLGKQIVLTEEGRKFLPYAQQVLQVIQKGRQKIQQRRTTPDALRLGSTVSVSNYVIPDFLPKIKEAYPEVNIKLTTATTDQLVAKLLGQEIDLAFVRKVMHPAIRTVAFYEDPIQLYVYKGHPFIERGHVSMEAIRNEQLVFFECGSLDWLRIHRAFDSLEHPPDITYHVDNSETAKKLVKQGAGIAFLPGLTVQKEVQDQELFPIQVHEVAGVSLQISVVTLKEEHSPFAEPFGELLRQL
- a CDS encoding LLM class flavin-dependent oxidoreductase translates to MGIRVGILDQTPIYEGETPIDAFRHTIELVQRAEQLGFHRFWVSEHHDSGHVAGSSPEVLISHLLAHTERIRLGSGGVMLQHYSPYKVAENFNVLSALGPGRIDLGIGRAPGGLPRSTQALQQGIQEAASLKEKINQVKQFIYNEPHEDETHPLAGLSAAPVSKNPAELYVLGASIDSAGMAAELGLPYVFSLFINSNTEVALEALRTYREQFDRSHGREPYAILAISLIVAESAEEAEGLASEHMLVKIHLENGKVLTVGSVEQAEEFGRQSNEKYRIEILEPSVTRGTKETVGSALAKFQQDFAVDELIVTTATRDFAKRIRSFELLREALDEQGLGEFTNESTPAQAVIG
- a CDS encoding amidohydrolase, whose protein sequence is MRRHLHRNPELSGEEWETTEAIRGWLVEEGVRIADEYSLRTGLIAEIGQGDGPVVALRADIDALPIQEETKLEYASQVAGRMHACGHDAHTAILIGAARLLKQIESRLPGKVRLIFQPSEEKATGARQVIQSGALSEVQSIFGLHNKPDLQVGTVGIREGALLAAADGFVVKVEGVGTHAAVPEAGIDPIVVASHIVTALQAIVSRNVGAQESAVISVTKINSGTAWNVIPEEAILDGTVRTFDEKVRARIRERFNQVVTGVAAAYGTRATVRWIQGPPAVVNDASLAAAAEQVASEVGLNSIRPIPSPAGEDFSFYQKEVPGLFLFLGTSGPHEWHHPAFDVDERALPLGAHLLAALAEQSLQKLQSNGE
- a CDS encoding diaminopimelate epimerase → MKQEIDFIKFNPTQNMTVLVSTHHPTETYPHIAAQIMSYDNVYAEQVGFIGGAIKPEAAAHLEMAGGEFCGNACMALAAYIASENELESTDFTEIVLEVSGTDQLIRCQVKQQQNEYFCQVTMPMPEQIEQRTVKYEGIDMDMVIVRYREFIHIVIEVEAFDETMRKRAQALARLLGLTLGDKLIGILLYNSQSEELAPLIFVPQLDSLIWERGCGSGTASVGAYLAWSRQREIVQHIKQPGGAIKVMAEWNGADLERITIEGSVGIVAQGKAFIDA
- a CDS encoding nicotianamine synthase family protein, with translation METLIDFQACLSEFSEKFDELAGRYDHTVQHSSELEALIDDYSTFVTDKQNERIWEQLDQQESASMHQLVLDLRDKSARCVAVMEKYRALKLQDGEIEIADYFRNIEECIEKEFGSFHVTSDSKVLLVGSGSFPMTPLFIAKRTGAEVMGIDIDAEAITLGQQVVEKLGAGLNIHLEQTLVQDLAFTRKATHIIFSSTVANKYDLLDQLHALTNEHVVVAMRYGNQLKSLFNYPMRETDSSKWRMVDNILRPDDVFDIALYQKA